CAGAGAACACAGTGGCCTTTTCAAggtcagggtttttttttagTTGTCAATCTGATAATACTTGTTTGGTGTCTTGCCAAGTAGATagtttttgtttgacttttccAGTTTTTCCCGATAACACCATTGCTCAACCTAATTTCAGTGTTTTgagcaacacaaataaacagttcATTGATTGTATTGTGTTGGAGCCACTCTGTAGACATATATCTCAAAAACTATCTGCATGGCTGCACAACAttgatatttgtattgtgtttgttaatttTATTTGAAGACATTCAGTATATTACCATATGTGATGAACTAAAgatcaaatcctcacatttgagaagctgggaCGAGGAAATTGATATTTTCGCtttgaaatgactgaaaccattAATTGATTATCAAAGTAGTTGCATATTATTTTTCTGTCCGTCTTTGAACTGACTAATCCATGCAGCTCTGTGTCCATGACAAATTTCAGCTCTTCATTATCGACCAAATGTGTAATTGAGAACGAAAGCAACAAATTTATCAAATtaatgaaattgaaaataagtTTTAGTTGCATTCCTAAAGTGAGAATCATTTTTTGTGATTTGGGTAAATCCTTTAAATGTGTTgaggaaaaaaagcagcaaGGCTCAACTAAAACCACTGGCCTAATTCTCCAAGTGGCTTAATCTTTGCATGGAAATGCATTAGATTTACATGCAAAGCCAGTGGATACCGCTGGACTTAGCATGGATTAAAGCAGCATCTTAGTTTCCCTGCCAGGTCGGGATGTCCTCATTTCCAGCTGTCTTTCCTCTTACGCTTTGATGGTCAGGCTGAATTTCATGCCCAGGCTTCTCCAGCACAGTAAGCACAGGGTTTCCCACGTGGCATCCAGATGTGAGGCTCACTAAACATCCAgtctgagaaagaaagaaacgaaAGTACCCCTGAGAAAGGGAGGCTTGTTCAAAATGTGCTTCTGCAaaatgtgaagctgctgttAGTTGATAGAGTCATGGTTTGTATGATTTTTAGAGCGGTAATGTATCTTTAGTAATGAAACATTCATCATTAGTTAGTTGTTGAAATCAGTGTTGTGCTGATTCAGTTCTTTTGGCAAGCTTGTACATTTTGTGGGCTAATAAGAGGAATTGTACTCTAAACTGTTCATGTGCACATGAGAAATGGGGAAGTTGCAGGATGGCACGGTCAGTAGTAATCTGATCGTAAACAAAGCGCTCTGCCTTGCGGCGTGGCAGAAACTGTCAGTGACAATGAAAACACGAGGAAGTTGTAATTAGTGGCTTCAGATACACGGCCTTGGAGAGTGTCTGCATTTCATGCCGCAGTGAAGTTTGATATGGCTGAAGAGTCTGCGACTCCCCAGAGGAAAGATGCAGAACAGCTTCTCCCAGGACAGAAACTGGATTCATTTCAGATCCCATGAAATTGTGTGCAAGTGTTGTTGGCAAAATACCACAGCAGCCACCATCACACTCTGCTTGCTGATGCTGTAATAGCTCACTCATGCAGGGCAGTTACTCATTTACTGGACATTTAGAATAagatgatttatgttttttgttagTCAGCAAGTTGTGAAATTATCCTGCAGTAGGATTCACAATCTCAGAGAAACAGAGGCATTGACTGGTTGTAAGGCAAAAACTGATTCCGGTGCAGCTCTAACATGTTCTTCTCATGTGTTTGGTGCTGTAGGACTGATGGATAAGAGACATGCATGGCTGTGGAGTGCAGCAGGCCCGGATCCCACTCTCCAACACAAAGACTGCAGACCGACAGGGGAGTGAGGGGGCCCGGCCTCCAACAGGCCTTCCACTGCGTCTCTGTCAAGCTACGTCCAACTGACCTTTACTGCAATTGAAGACGTAAGCACGTGCCCttgaatattattttatgtcttcCTGACTCCCAAACACACCCGGATACCATGAGGAACACCAGGTCAAACCTGCTGCTCGGCTGCGTGCTCCTCTGCTCCGCCTCGCTGCTCTACCTGGGCATGAGCGGGATAGAGTGCCCTCAAAAAAGCCACCGCTACCGATGGATGGAGCTCAACCTggcctcagccaatcagagtcaaaCCCTCACCGAGCAATTCCCTGAGGACACGCCGCTGATCTTCATCGGAGGTTTTCCCAGGAGCGGCACCACACTGATGCGCGTCATGCTGGACGCCCACAACGCCGTACGGTGCGGGGAAGAGACCCGAGTGATCCCTCGCCTCCTGGCCATGCGGGCCACCTGGAGCCGCTCGGTCAAGGAGAAGATACGACTGGACGAGGCGGGCGTCACTGACCAGGTGTTGGATTCAGCCGTGCGAGCGTTCCTGTTAGAGGTGAGCTGAGCCCGAAACAGGCTTTACACAACCAAGTTTTCAGATGAACAGATGCAGAAGGGAAGTTTGTTATGTTACTAAAGGCAATTgtgaatatacaaataaagttttaaagcaTAATCATTTGAGTATCATTATTGATTCATCTGATAATTGTCAGAACATACCTGTCACTTAAGAGCCCAAGATGTTGACTTTAAATTTCTTCAACAgtttaaaaactaaagaaaagcagcagctccCCACATTTCacatgatttgtgtttttatctaatTAATGTGTCTATTGtgttatatttacttttacagCACAGTTAGTCTTATTTTTTGGGATTGAAGTCTCTAAGCATCTAGAAACATGTAAAGGGTTGTTAAATACAGAagtacaaaaaatgtatatgacaCATAAACTATAGAGGTGATTATTAAAGGAACATCTTTGGGAAATACATGTATTTGCTTTCTTATTGGGACTAAGATGAGAAGATGCCACCCATGTAATCATGCCAGTTGAATATGAAGCTACTCCTGCCAGGTACTTGGCTTCGCATTATGACAGGGAACAGAGTGCACAAGCTAACCTGGATCTGTCCAAAGGAAATGAAATCTGCCCCGGAGCAcatataaagtttatttttaacatgTCAAATCTTGTTTGATTTGTACAAAAGCCGGATTGAAATGACCAGTTGTGGTTTTATCAAGCACGTGAGGCGGTTTatcattttcacacaaacaatttTGGGAATCATCTTCAGTGGTTTTCAGGTTATTCAGATGTGTAAAATGTGAGAGCAGTTACAATATAGTTTAACAAAATCCTATCCCACAGATATCCCTACCATGTGACACAATTTAAATGATCGATAATCAATAATTGATTACATACAACAAATTCAAATGAGGTAAGGAaggagtaaaagaaaaatcctgggTAATAATTAGTGGGTCTTGGgtaaaatatttctatttaataGAATAAGTGTCCATCTATCTTACAAATAAGAcgaaatatttacatttgatgtCTCAATatgaacaataaaaatgtatgtattaaaAATAATGGATTGAAGGTAACAACTCGGCTGTTTCTTGTTTATGTGTTTCAGGTGATAGTCGGCCATGGAGAGCCTGCACCTCGCCTCTGTAACAAGGACCCGTTTGCCCTGAAGTCTCTCTCATACCTGGCACGCATCTTCCCTAAAGCAAAGTTTGTGCTCATGCTACGAGACGGACGGGCCACCGTCCACTCCATGATATCACGCAAGGTACGCTGGTTCCCTTCATCATCGGGGCTGCAGGCAGTAACATTTCATCACAGGCTTCCTCTTTCCAAACATTCAAGCTACcaaattatttttgcatttctgcATTTAGACCCTGTCATGACaggtctgttgtgtttttatcatctcTCCTTTCACAGGTGACCATCTCTGGCTTTGATCTGACGAGCTACAGGGACTGTTTGACCAAGTGGAGCAGTGCAGTGGAGACCATGTTCAATCAGTGCCAGGCAGCCGGGAAGGGCAGATGTCTCCCTGTTAGCTATGAGCAGCTGGTCATCCAACCacaggaggaaatgaggaagtTGCTTCACTTCCTAGACCTGCAATGGGATCCATCAGTGCTGCACCACGAAGAGCTGATTGGCAAGGCCGgtggtgtgtctctgtccaaGTGAGTATTTGGCATGTGCGCAGACACCAAGCTTGATTCTAACCCTGCAGATGGTTTCAGTTTCACATGCTGAGGTTTGCAGATATCTACCTCTGAATATTATCTTCCGGAAAAGTAAGGTGCTTCTAATCTTTCCAAATATGTGCTGAAGTCAAAGTTCATTTCCCAGGCCGCTCCCACTTTCAGATATTTCGAAACCTCAGCACAATAAACTGAAGCTCCCTGCGTTTTAGATGAAGGTGGCCAAGACGTCTTACACAAGTGCATTTAACTACAAAAGCCCCGACACGAATCCGTATGTGACGActacaaaagccacacaatggaaacacaacacaaccacaatggACGTGAGCGACACcagatgttgacaatgaaatgaGAAGCGTAACTTACTGTGGTCAAGTAATGCGTCAAGTgtgaaaaaagcattttcttcaTGACATGACTATGTGTGAGTGACAGGCAGGCGACAGAGGTAATTTAAAACTCTATTGATTGATCGATCCGCAGGTCAGAGTTCAGGGTGAGGGGAGTCAAACCTCAGCCACAGGAAACCGGCGCAGCGGTTTCTAGTCTAGTTCTTATTGAGCTATCTATGTTTTCTACCAATGACATTTCACAAGGACACAGAGAAATGCAGATCAGCGGGAAAATGTTTGATGGATGAAGTCCAAACCAAAGACTCAAATTTCAATTGTGGCTGTGTTAAAGACAATAGATCCCTGGGTCTATCTCTTCTAGATTGGCCGATAACAATTATCTGTATCGGAGCTTTTCCTTGTGGCATCACGGTCGAACACACTTAAACTGAGCTCATGTTTGCCTCGGTGCAGGGTTGAGCGTTCGACGGACCAGGTGATGAAGCCCGTGAACACAGACGCCCTCGCCAAGTGGGTGGGACACATTCCTTCTGACGTGTTGATTGACATGGCAGAAATCGCCCCCATGCTGGCTCGCCTTGGCTACGACCCTCACGCCAACCCCCCCAACTACACACGACCAGAGCCCATGGCCTCTCCATTCAACTACTCACAGGTGAGCTTAAAGGACACATATTGTGCTCATACTCAGggtgatcattttaatttgggtcaTTACGCATTATTTCTCTCCTTTACAAATGTTTAgcctattcttttttttttatccaatgaacattttttgtaaaaggggaaagaatattaaaaaaaatagtttttacgACTGTGCAATtatggatattttttatatcctttgatttgtgttgttgttaagcTGTGTTAAATAGGCTTGTTTCGTCTATCAGTTCAAACTCCAGTCTACAGTGACTCCAGTCACTGGAAAACAGCAAATCCTCGcttttgagaagctggaaagagtggttttagtttttcttgatGAACGAAGATTTACCAAAAAACACCTAAATTTAAGGCACTTTGCGTAAGTGCAGTTCCTCCTATGTTGACAAAAGcctaattaaagtaaaatggaGACATGGCACTTTAATATAGTATCTGTCTGGACTGTCTCTGTATTTTTACAATTGTCCAGTTGAAACAAAACATGGCAGTC
The Hippoglossus stenolepis isolate QCI-W04-F060 chromosome 15, HSTE1.2, whole genome shotgun sequence DNA segment above includes these coding regions:
- the tpst1l gene encoding tyrosylprotein sulfotransferase 1, like, coding for MRNTRSNLLLGCVLLCSASLLYLGMSGIECPQKSHRYRWMELNLASANQSQTLTEQFPEDTPLIFIGGFPRSGTTLMRVMLDAHNAVRCGEETRVIPRLLAMRATWSRSVKEKIRLDEAGVTDQVLDSAVRAFLLEVIVGHGEPAPRLCNKDPFALKSLSYLARIFPKAKFVLMLRDGRATVHSMISRKVTISGFDLTSYRDCLTKWSSAVETMFNQCQAAGKGRCLPVSYEQLVIQPQEEMRKLLHFLDLQWDPSVLHHEELIGKAGGVSLSKVERSTDQVMKPVNTDALAKWVGHIPSDVLIDMAEIAPMLARLGYDPHANPPNYTRPEPMASPFNYSQSFKTAESPHPS